In a single window of the Gloeocapsa sp. PCC 73106 genome:
- a CDS encoding Calvin cycle protein CP12, with the protein MTNDIKKQIEQELEQAREVCSTSGSNSSDCAAAWDVVEELQAEASHQRQNQPIKTNFEKYCDANPDADECRLYDD; encoded by the coding sequence ATGACCAACGACATCAAAAAACAAATTGAACAAGAACTAGAACAAGCTAGAGAAGTATGTAGCACTTCGGGATCTAATTCCTCTGATTGTGCAGCAGCTTGGGATGTTGTCGAAGAGTTACAAGCAGAAGCGTCTCATCAACGTCAAAATCAACCGATTAAAACCAATTTTGAGAAATACTGCGATGCTAACCCTGATGCTGACGAATGTCGCCTTTACGATGATTAA
- a CDS encoding FIST C-terminal domain-containing protein — translation MTNQHIEWINVLSTRPSLEGALDEIAEKVEPSWAKTANLGILFVASAYVSEYSRVIPLLREKLPLGLIIGCGGGGIVGMKSADEVLEIEGNTAISLTIINLPEIEVTPFYLKAEQLPDLDSSPQTWIDLVGVSPEKEPQFILLSDPFSSRINDLLQGLDFAYPGSLKIGGLASSSATGNSSGLFYHNQNDPSPDLYNEGTLGVAISGEIILETIVAQGCRPIGEPYQIAEGERNIILKLATEEKFRPPLAILQDLINTLDEHDHDLAQHSLFLGIARDEFKSELTQGDFLIRNLLGVDPRLGAIAVGDRIRPGQRIQFHLRDARTSAEDLELLLTDYQQQKDYLWAPVGALLFSCLGRGERLYGKPNFDSQLFRSYFQNIPLGGFFCSGEIGPVGNNTFLHGYTSAFGIFSKSVL, via the coding sequence ATGACTAATCAGCATATCGAGTGGATTAACGTCTTGTCAACCCGTCCTTCCCTAGAAGGCGCTTTAGATGAAATAGCGGAGAAAGTCGAGCCTTCCTGGGCCAAAACAGCTAACCTAGGCATTTTATTCGTTGCTTCAGCTTATGTCAGCGAGTATTCTCGGGTTATACCCCTACTGCGAGAAAAATTGCCACTGGGTCTAATTATTGGTTGTGGTGGTGGTGGAATCGTGGGGATGAAATCAGCAGATGAAGTGTTAGAAATAGAAGGAAATACAGCTATTAGTTTAACCATCATAAACCTGCCAGAAATAGAAGTTACTCCTTTTTATCTCAAAGCTGAACAGTTACCCGACTTAGATAGTTCTCCTCAAACTTGGATAGATTTGGTGGGTGTGTCTCCAGAAAAAGAACCCCAGTTTATCCTGTTATCTGATCCTTTTTCCTCTAGAATCAACGATTTACTGCAGGGATTAGATTTTGCTTATCCTGGTTCCCTCAAAATCGGAGGTTTAGCTAGTTCTAGTGCTACGGGAAATAGTTCTGGTTTATTCTATCACAATCAGAATGATCCTAGTCCCGACCTCTATAATGAAGGCACTCTAGGAGTTGCCATCAGTGGTGAAATCATCTTGGAAACTATTGTAGCACAGGGGTGTAGACCGATTGGGGAACCTTATCAAATCGCCGAAGGTGAACGCAATATCATTTTAAAATTAGCCACAGAAGAAAAATTCCGCCCCCCCTTAGCGATTTTACAAGACTTGATTAATACCCTCGATGAACACGATCACGATTTAGCACAACATTCTCTATTTCTGGGAATCGCTCGAGATGAATTTAAGTCTGAGTTAACCCAAGGAGATTTTCTGATTCGCAATCTACTTGGGGTTGATCCTCGCTTGGGTGCGATCGCAGTGGGAGACCGCATTCGTCCGGGTCAACGCATTCAGTTTCATCTACGGGATGCTCGTACCTCCGCAGAGGACCTAGAATTATTGTTAACTGACTACCAACAACAAAAAGACTATCTCTGGGCTCCTGTGGGAGCGCTACTGTTCTCTTGTCTAGGAAGAGGTGAAAGACTCTATGGTAAGCCTAATTTTGATTCCCAATTGTTTCGCAGTTACTTCCAAAATATACCCCTAGGAGGTTTTTTCTGTAGCGGTGAAATTGGACCCGTAGGCAATAATACTTTTTTACATGGTTATACTTCGGCTTTCGGTATTTTTAGTAAAAGCGTACTGTGA
- a CDS encoding metallophosphoesterase yields MTFNYRLAIISDPHVGLPHTIENNPNRFHLIEVSIPALETAFNHLEQLNIDLLLMPGDLTQDGEKDNHRWLQERLASLPYPVYVVPGNHDVRYLSEFEGYIALRDFSVYYQDFGYADSSKLYYSREVLPGLQLIGLNSNRFDADGQQLGSLDEEQLLWLDTTLAEIENKLVLVMIHHNVIEHLPGQSQHQLGKRYMLDNAETLKQILRKYGVKLVITGHLHVQDVATEGELTEITTGSTVSYPHPYRVLDLQCDQNQQVKLSISSHRVKNVPGWENLQLSSRESMAQKSDVFMLKLLTGYPFNLAPDVADLITPKLRYFWADIAAGDAIFDFSDLPEPIGGYLERFGAKSPEGYPNLIDNHSTLLLKIPKAEV; encoded by the coding sequence ATGACTTTTAACTATCGCTTGGCAATCATTAGCGATCCCCACGTAGGACTACCCCATACAATCGAGAATAACCCTAATCGTTTTCATCTTATTGAAGTTAGTATTCCTGCTTTAGAAACGGCTTTCAATCATTTAGAACAGCTTAACATAGATTTATTGTTGATGCCTGGAGATCTTACCCAGGATGGAGAAAAAGACAATCATCGCTGGTTACAAGAGCGTCTAGCTAGTTTACCCTATCCCGTCTATGTTGTGCCCGGAAATCACGACGTTAGGTATCTATCGGAGTTTGAGGGATATATTGCACTCAGAGATTTTTCTGTTTATTATCAGGATTTTGGCTACGCTGACTCTTCCAAGCTTTACTATTCTCGAGAGGTTTTACCAGGTTTACAGCTAATTGGACTCAATTCCAATCGATTCGATGCAGATGGTCAACAATTGGGTAGTCTAGATGAAGAGCAATTATTATGGTTAGACACTACTTTAGCTGAGATAGAAAACAAGTTAGTGCTAGTGATGATTCACCACAATGTTATCGAACATCTACCAGGACAATCTCAGCATCAACTAGGAAAAAGGTATATGTTGGACAATGCGGAAACTTTAAAGCAAATATTGCGTAAATATGGAGTCAAACTAGTTATTACGGGTCATTTGCACGTTCAGGATGTAGCCACTGAAGGGGAATTAACCGAAATTACCACTGGTTCAACGGTTAGCTATCCTCATCCTTATCGCGTTTTGGATTTACAGTGCGATCAAAATCAACAGGTGAAATTATCTATTTCTTCCCATCGAGTCAAAAATGTCCCAGGTTGGGAAAATCTACAGCTAAGTTCCAGGGAGTCTATGGCGCAAAAATCTGATGTGTTTATGTTGAAATTATTGACGGGATATCCTTTTAATTTAGCTCCAGATGTTGCAGATCTAATCACTCCCAAACTACGTTACTTTTGGGCGGATATAGCCGCAGGAGATGCTATATTCGACTTTAGTGATTTACCCGAGCCAATCGGTGGATATTTAGAGAGATTTGGCGCCAAAAGCCCGGAAGGATACCCAAACCTCATCGATAATCACAGTACGCTTTTACTAAAAATACCGAAAGCCGAAGTATAA
- the trmB gene encoding tRNA (guanosine(46)-N7)-methyltransferase TrmB has translation MVRVRVRQHVNPLSFKYQQPIQLPDWSTVYTNINQPFHLDLGCARGKFLISLAQIQTEMNFLGIEIRQPLVKDATKEVEKLGLKNVYFLFGNANNYLKQILASIPQLQLQSVTIQFPDPWFKKRHEKRKIVQQDLVNVLDEYLLPGGIVFLQSDLEKIAQEMCDRFIIHPGFTKKHPETWLELNPFSIATEREKVTLDKNQPVYRVLFQKNLI, from the coding sequence ATGGTTAGAGTTAGAGTTCGTCAACACGTTAATCCCCTGAGTTTTAAATATCAACAACCGATTCAACTTCCTGATTGGTCTACAGTCTATACTAACATTAATCAGCCTTTTCATTTAGATCTAGGTTGCGCTAGAGGGAAGTTTTTAATTTCCTTGGCGCAAATTCAAACCGAGATGAACTTTTTAGGTATAGAAATTCGTCAACCTTTGGTTAAAGATGCTACTAAGGAAGTAGAAAAGTTGGGTTTGAAGAATGTTTATTTTTTATTCGGTAATGCTAACAATTATTTAAAACAAATTCTAGCATCTATACCCCAACTTCAGTTACAGAGCGTCACTATTCAGTTTCCTGACCCCTGGTTTAAAAAGCGTCACGAAAAACGCAAAATCGTACAACAAGATTTGGTAAATGTACTAGATGAATATCTACTCCCAGGAGGAATAGTATTTTTACAATCAGATTTAGAAAAGATAGCTCAAGAAATGTGCGATCGCTTTATTATTCATCCCGGATTTACTAAAAAACACCCAGAAACTTGGTTAGAGCTTAATCCTTTTTCGATAGCCACAGAAAGAGAGAAAGTCACTCTAGATAAAAATCAACCAGTTTATCGAGTCTTGTTCCAAAAAAATCTCATTTAA
- a CDS encoding CsbD family protein: MKLSRLLLTAMCIVTVSFSSLTLPSMASVINPVNSLTQEYHLLGFFDNLFNKTEATSKKVEGQIQEKTGELTDNPQDQIVGKAKQAQGETTDMVGDIKKAITDATEEASKNLEELGTKATQAMENLQK, translated from the coding sequence ATGAAACTAAGTAGATTACTGCTCACAGCGATGTGCATCGTCACAGTAAGTTTTTCCAGCTTAACTTTACCCAGTATGGCCAGCGTTATTAACCCGGTTAACTCCTTAACTCAAGAATATCATCTACTTGGATTCTTCGACAATCTGTTCAATAAAACTGAAGCAACGAGTAAAAAAGTAGAAGGACAAATTCAAGAGAAAACAGGAGAGTTAACCGATAATCCCCAAGACCAAATTGTTGGTAAAGCCAAACAAGCACAAGGGGAAACCACGGACATGGTAGGAGATATCAAAAAAGCGATCACCGACGCTACCGAAGAAGCTTCTAAAAATTTAGAAGAATTAGGTACTAAAGCCACACAAGCAATGGAAAACTTACAAAAATAA
- a CDS encoding lipocalin family protein: protein MTLPPVETVDFVDLERYDGLWYEVARTPNIFQVGCSCVTATYEVIDDSSISIFNSCNRGGPRGPQITIDGVGVVTNPETNAELEIFFEGSNFGEEYWILDLVEDPADPEGDYTYAVIGDSDRDFLFIIARTPIADPEVLEDIYAGLEAQFYDTDRLITSRQYPRLCGCSDTSDLSMALGKTEKYEQLLDIFPELSSASVTDSLKTAEAFII from the coding sequence ATGACATTACCTCCTGTAGAAACAGTCGATTTCGTGGATCTAGAACGTTATGACGGTCTTTGGTACGAAGTCGCCAGAACTCCCAATATTTTTCAAGTTGGTTGTTCTTGTGTTACCGCAACTTACGAAGTTATTGACGATAGCAGTATCAGTATTTTCAATTCTTGTAATAGAGGTGGTCCTAGAGGTCCCCAAATAACTATAGACGGAGTAGGAGTCGTCACTAATCCAGAAACTAATGCAGAGTTAGAGATCTTTTTCGAAGGGTCTAATTTTGGTGAAGAATACTGGATTTTGGATTTAGTTGAAGATCCTGCTGATCCAGAAGGAGACTATACTTATGCGGTTATAGGCGATTCTGACCGTGACTTTCTGTTTATTATTGCCAGAACTCCTATTGCAGATCCAGAAGTTTTAGAGGATATTTATGCTGGACTCGAAGCTCAATTCTATGATACCGATAGACTAATTACCTCGCGACAGTATCCTAGATTATGTGGTTGTTCTGATACAAGTGATTTATCTATGGCTTTAGGTAAGACAGAGAAATATGAACAATTATTAGATATATTTCCTGAGTTATCTTCTGCGTCGGTTACTGATAGTTTGAAAACTGCCGAAGCGTTTATTATTTAA